The following are encoded in a window of Massilia sp. R2A-15 genomic DNA:
- a CDS encoding PAS domain-containing protein translates to MQATDRVNEDDPDLFIDDEAPSEGAPVVDELAPWRILIVDDDVDVHVVTKFALSNTHFQGRRLSFLHAYSGKEALEKLRDTPDIALVLLDVMMETADAGLLFARKVREELHNDLVRIVLRTGQPGQALEHSIIVDYDINDFWSKADLTTRKLFTTVIAALRAYTTLANAAHARDAALAELQRARQILNEVGERALVLTLDREGRIVDANPHFCQVAGQPLERLRGRDLHAVHREAFPPEIAAEILSELSSTGAWSGTLRTDVAGVSRQLHCSIKAYKGADGTVEQYVAVATEPG, encoded by the coding sequence ATGCAAGCGACCGACCGTGTGAACGAAGACGACCCGGACCTGTTCATCGACGACGAAGCGCCTTCTGAGGGCGCGCCTGTCGTGGACGAGCTGGCGCCTTGGCGCATCCTGATTGTCGACGACGATGTCGATGTCCATGTGGTCACAAAATTTGCGCTCAGCAACACCCACTTCCAGGGCCGCCGCCTCAGCTTCCTGCACGCCTACTCCGGCAAGGAGGCGTTGGAGAAGCTGCGCGACACGCCCGACATCGCGCTGGTGCTGCTCGACGTGATGATGGAAACGGCCGACGCCGGCCTGCTGTTTGCCCGCAAGGTCCGCGAGGAACTGCACAACGACCTGGTGCGCATCGTGCTGCGCACCGGCCAGCCGGGCCAGGCCCTCGAACACAGCATCATCGTCGATTACGACATCAACGATTTCTGGAGCAAGGCCGACCTGACCACGCGCAAGCTGTTCACCACGGTCATCGCGGCCCTGCGCGCCTACACCACCCTCGCCAACGCCGCCCACGCGCGCGACGCCGCGCTGGCCGAGCTGCAGCGCGCGCGCCAGATACTGAACGAGGTCGGCGAACGGGCGCTGGTGCTCACGCTCGACCGCGAAGGCCGCATTGTCGACGCCAATCCGCATTTCTGCCAGGTCGCCGGCCAGCCGCTCGAACGGCTGCGCGGACGCGACCTGCACGCCGTGCACCGCGAGGCCTTTCCGCCAGAGATTGCCGCCGAGATCCTGTCCGAGCTGTCGAGCACCGGCGCCTGGAGCGGCACGCTGCGCACCGACGTGGCCGGCGTATCGCGCCAGCTGCACTGCTCGATCAAGGCCTACAAGGGCGCCGACGGCACGGTCGAACAGTACGTCGCCGTCGCCACCGAACCCGGCTGA
- a CDS encoding DUF1353 domain-containing protein: MRLLETFWYTDPSGRRWEAPKGAVTNGATIPRTLWSSVGSPFTGRYRRAAIIHDVALRNAAIVRDDADSMFFLACMAGGCAPLECKLLYAGVRIGSWATLFGIHADDWIGIAPALPGQHGPTDLEIRARFTLLATALRATSDDFATVRAVVSHHLDG, encoded by the coding sequence ATGCGGCTGCTCGAAACGTTCTGGTACACCGATCCCAGCGGCCGGCGCTGGGAGGCGCCCAAGGGCGCCGTCACCAATGGCGCCACCATTCCCCGCACGCTGTGGTCCTCGGTGGGCAGCCCGTTCACCGGCCGCTACCGGCGCGCGGCCATCATCCATGACGTTGCCCTGCGCAACGCCGCCATCGTGCGCGACGACGCCGACAGCATGTTCTTCCTCGCCTGCATGGCGGGCGGCTGCGCCCCGCTCGAATGCAAGCTTCTGTATGCGGGCGTGCGCATCGGCAGTTGGGCAACCTTGTTTGGCATCCATGCGGACGACTGGATCGGCATCGCGCCCGCGCTGCCCGGCCAGCACGGGCCGACGGACCTCGAGATCCGCGCCAGGTTCACCTTGCTGGCGACCGCTCTGCGAGCGACCAGTGACGACTTCGCCACGGTGCGCGCCGTCGTATCGCACCATCTCGACGGCTAG
- the fghA gene encoding S-formylglutathione hydrolase, whose translation MPELLSEHACFGGLQRFYQHDSAAIGLPMRFSVFLPRAPAGTRLPAMFYLAGLTCNEETFMTKAGAQRYAAREGMILIAPDTSPRGANVPGETDDWDFGAGAGFYLDATTEPWSRHYRMYSYLLELRELVVAELPVDGDRVGIFGHSMGGHGALVMALRNPDLFRSVSAFAPIAAPSLCPWGEKAFTGYLGADHAAWQRYDASELMRTMNAPFPNGILIDQGLGDKFLRTQLRPEVFESACAQAGQRLELRRHAGYDHGYYFISTFMEDHLRFHRENLG comes from the coding sequence ATGCCAGAACTACTTAGTGAACATGCCTGCTTCGGCGGGCTGCAACGCTTTTACCAGCACGATTCCGCCGCAATCGGCCTGCCGATGCGCTTCTCGGTTTTCCTGCCCCGCGCGCCGGCGGGCACGCGTCTGCCGGCCATGTTCTACCTGGCCGGCCTGACCTGCAACGAAGAAACCTTCATGACCAAGGCCGGCGCCCAGCGCTACGCGGCGCGCGAGGGCATGATCCTGATCGCCCCCGACACCAGTCCGCGCGGCGCCAACGTGCCCGGTGAAACCGACGACTGGGATTTCGGCGCCGGCGCCGGCTTTTACCTCGACGCCACCACCGAGCCGTGGAGCCGCCACTATCGCATGTACAGCTATCTGCTCGAGCTGCGCGAACTCGTCGTCGCCGAGCTGCCGGTGGACGGCGACCGCGTCGGCATCTTCGGCCATTCGATGGGCGGCCACGGCGCGCTGGTGATGGCGCTGCGCAACCCGGACCTGTTCCGCTCGGTGTCCGCCTTTGCGCCGATCGCTGCGCCTTCGCTCTGTCCCTGGGGCGAGAAGGCGTTCACCGGCTATCTGGGCGCCGACCACGCCGCCTGGCAGCGCTACGATGCGAGCGAACTGATGCGCACGATGAACGCGCCCTTCCCCAACGGCATCCTGATCGACCAGGGCCTGGGCGACAAGTTCCTGCGCACCCAGCTGCGTCCCGAAGTGTTCGAAAGCGCCTGCGCGCAGGCCGGCCAGCGCCTCGAATTGCGGCGCCATGCGGGCTACGACCACGGCTACTACTTCATCTCCACCTTCATGGAAGACCATCTGCGCTTCCACCGCGAAAACCTGGGCTGA
- a CDS encoding chromate transporter: protein MTSAPPDPRPCPQSLTDLFVSFTLLALQGFGGVLAVVQRELVERKRWLTPDEFIEDWAVAQIMPGPNVVNLSMMIGGRYFGLAGAMAALAGMLAVPLVLILLLALVHAQFADNPYVAGALRGMAAVSAGLIGAAGLKLSAALSRNPMPLAWCAAIAIAGFVMVALLHFHLSYVLIGLGGLGCVLTYRRLKA from the coding sequence ATGACCTCTGCGCCCCCCGACCCGCGGCCCTGTCCGCAATCGCTGACCGACCTGTTCGTTTCCTTCACTTTACTGGCCCTGCAAGGCTTCGGCGGCGTGCTGGCCGTGGTGCAGCGCGAACTGGTCGAGCGCAAGCGATGGCTGACGCCGGACGAATTCATCGAAGACTGGGCGGTCGCCCAGATCATGCCCGGCCCGAACGTGGTGAACCTGTCGATGATGATAGGCGGGCGCTATTTCGGCCTCGCCGGCGCGATGGCGGCGCTGGCCGGCATGCTGGCCGTGCCGCTGGTGCTGATCCTGCTGCTGGCCCTGGTGCACGCCCAGTTCGCCGACAACCCGTACGTGGCCGGCGCGCTGCGCGGTATGGCGGCCGTATCCGCCGGGCTGATCGGCGCGGCGGGACTGAAACTGTCGGCAGCGCTGAGCCGCAACCCGATGCCGCTGGCCTGGTGCGCCGCCATCGCCATCGCCGGCTTCGTCATGGTCGCGCTGCTGCACTTTCACCTGAGCTACGTGCTGATCGGCCTCGGCGGCCTCGGCTGCGTGCTGACCTACCGCAGGCTGAAAGCATGA
- a CDS encoding phosphohydrolase, with protein MTTTPHDPHTRAWVRMPSGKRLDLLNPTPSDWEDEDLALGLARTYRWGGHSAWPLPLSVAQHSITVLLLRRAAAPAPLTPLDELRELLHDAEEGLLGFDCISVLKPFMGDSFRDLTSRLERAVFLRYGLAPWTPADHAQHKRADRLAAASEAVHVVGWSAHEVLHTLKITVPPLSNDPLVAHYGGQAWEPWPPTLSRDRFLAELDRLKALL; from the coding sequence ATGACAACGACACCGCACGATCCGCACACCCGCGCGTGGGTGCGCATGCCGTCGGGCAAACGGCTCGACCTGCTCAACCCGACGCCGTCCGACTGGGAAGACGAGGACCTCGCGCTCGGCCTCGCCCGCACCTACCGCTGGGGCGGGCATTCGGCCTGGCCCCTGCCGCTGTCGGTGGCCCAGCATTCGATCACGGTGCTGCTGCTGCGCCGCGCCGCCGCGCCGGCGCCCCTCACGCCGCTCGACGAACTGCGCGAGCTGCTGCACGACGCCGAAGAAGGCCTGCTGGGCTTCGACTGCATCTCGGTGCTCAAGCCGTTCATGGGCGACAGCTTCCGCGACCTCACCAGCCGCCTCGAACGGGCGGTGTTCCTGCGCTACGGGCTGGCGCCGTGGACGCCGGCCGACCACGCGCAGCACAAGCGCGCCGACCGCCTGGCCGCCGCCAGCGAAGCGGTGCACGTGGTGGGCTGGTCGGCCCACGAAGTGCTGCACACGCTGAAAATCACCGTGCCGCCGCTGTCGAACGATCCGCTGGTGGCGCACTACGGCGGGCAGGCGTGGGAGCCGTGGCCGCCCACGCTGTCGCGCGACCGTTTCCTGGCGGAGCTGGACCGCCTGAAGGCGTTGCTCTGA
- a CDS encoding ATP-binding protein, whose protein sequence is MRVLLLLFLVALQSLVWPALAHAGAGQVVLAHAGRVAMTDAALFKDRGGEFPASAAAVPAWRATLEPVAKVDPAGGAYWMVIPLRNESPSTQWVMSPHNTMIYVAESRLLGADGSIQHLRTGFKVHHDYLLHYGNDVTLAPQGDYQLVIRFSSPYFVRAPVMVMQPRDEFQQLVARENFIIIASLGALAALAIFNFFIYSFTRNPSYLYYALYVVSFGLAWATAFNVLADLIDFRDARFHYVPFFLLPVFSTLFYLPFLRLKEIAPRLAAISKINLVLPLLLLPTCLFAIGWAHKLATIMLSFWMVLALICGIVAWRRGFHPARYFVYGFIAVLAPALLIVPANLGLISAAGNNTPLLSLVGGTVDALLLAFALADQIRILRDKMEQSVATRTQELLRANAELTVAKEHAEVVSRHRIDFLSAMSHDIRTPLAGVIGMLKLGLRDSAVQGRTGEYLRIGLHNSESLLAILNDILDFSKIDAGKLTLESTSFRLAGLIADATGILQGQADEKGLALRVNLADGLPEFVEGDPTRIRQILVNLLGNAIKFTERGEVRLTVAAGPPVGSLTPVSFAVRDTGPGIDPDVQARLFQKFEQADHSTTRRYGGTGLGLAICKELVELMHGSISVDSQPGAGSRFAFTLPLAAAAAPPETPQDPRRERHAYRLNILCAEDMRTNQIIIGALLETMGHRVHIVENGVEALRALASADYDMVLMDIRMPVMDGEQATRTIRVPRPGALKVRDPGIPIIALTANASAPDNARYIAAGMDGFLSKPVDDARLHEAIQQTIDKLLAAGRELPRTEPAAPAAPAAPDTPPADPLHIVPLPGLSAAHMVSIARAFLAEAPRRVDQARAAIARGDQGAAADAFHAVKGSAGYLSSPRLQELASALEARARAGQLAMACPQFAEFEQALAHALASLRAASEAGAIL, encoded by the coding sequence ATGCGCGTCCTTTTACTGCTGTTCCTGGTGGCCCTGCAATCGCTGGTCTGGCCAGCCCTCGCACACGCAGGCGCCGGCCAGGTAGTGCTCGCCCATGCCGGCCGCGTCGCAATGACCGACGCGGCGCTGTTCAAGGACCGCGGCGGCGAGTTCCCGGCCAGCGCCGCGGCCGTGCCGGCGTGGCGGGCCACGCTCGAGCCGGTCGCCAAGGTCGATCCGGCCGGCGGCGCCTACTGGATGGTGATCCCGCTGCGCAACGAATCGCCATCGACCCAGTGGGTGATGTCGCCGCATAACACGATGATCTACGTGGCCGAGTCGCGCCTGCTCGGCGCCGACGGCAGCATCCAGCACCTTCGCACCGGCTTCAAGGTCCATCACGACTACCTGCTCCATTACGGCAATGACGTCACACTGGCGCCGCAGGGCGATTACCAGCTGGTGATCCGCTTTTCGAGCCCCTACTTCGTCCGCGCGCCGGTGATGGTGATGCAGCCCCGCGACGAGTTCCAGCAACTGGTCGCGCGCGAAAACTTCATCATCATCGCTTCGCTCGGCGCGCTCGCGGCGCTGGCGATCTTCAACTTCTTCATCTACTCGTTCACCCGCAACCCGTCCTACCTGTACTACGCGCTGTATGTCGTCTCGTTCGGCCTCGCCTGGGCGACGGCATTCAACGTGCTTGCCGACCTGATCGACTTCCGCGACGCGCGCTTCCACTATGTGCCGTTTTTCCTGCTGCCGGTGTTCTCCACCCTGTTCTACCTGCCGTTCCTGCGCCTGAAGGAAATCGCCCCAAGGCTGGCGGCCATCAGCAAGATCAACCTGGTGCTGCCCCTGCTGCTGCTGCCCACCTGCCTGTTCGCGATCGGATGGGCGCACAAGCTGGCCACCATCATGCTCAGTTTCTGGATGGTCCTGGCGCTCATTTGCGGCATCGTCGCGTGGCGCCGCGGCTTCCATCCGGCCCGCTATTTCGTGTACGGCTTCATCGCCGTTCTGGCGCCGGCGCTGCTGATCGTGCCGGCCAACCTCGGACTGATCTCCGCGGCGGGCAACAACACTCCCCTGCTCTCGCTGGTCGGCGGCACGGTCGATGCGCTGCTGCTGGCCTTCGCGCTGGCCGACCAGATCCGCATCCTGCGCGACAAGATGGAGCAAAGCGTGGCCACGCGCACCCAGGAACTGCTGCGCGCGAACGCCGAGCTGACGGTGGCCAAGGAGCACGCGGAGGTGGTCAGCCGCCACCGCATCGACTTCCTGTCGGCGATGAGCCACGACATCCGCACGCCGCTGGCCGGCGTGATCGGCATGCTCAAGCTGGGCCTGCGCGACAGCGCGGTGCAGGGCCGCACCGGCGAGTACCTGCGCATCGGCCTGCACAACAGCGAGTCGCTGCTGGCGATCCTCAACGACATCCTCGATTTCTCCAAGATCGATGCTGGCAAGCTGACGCTGGAATCGACCTCGTTCCGGCTGGCCGGCCTGATCGCCGACGCCACCGGCATCCTGCAAGGCCAGGCCGACGAAAAGGGACTGGCGCTTCGCGTGAACCTGGCCGATGGCCTGCCCGAATTCGTCGAAGGCGACCCGACGCGGATCCGCCAGATCCTGGTCAACCTGCTCGGCAACGCCATCAAGTTCACCGAACGGGGCGAGGTGCGGCTGACCGTCGCCGCCGGGCCGCCCGTGGGCAGCCTCACCCCGGTCAGTTTCGCGGTGCGCGACACCGGGCCGGGCATCGATCCCGACGTGCAGGCGCGCCTGTTCCAGAAATTCGAACAGGCCGACCATTCGACCACGCGCCGTTACGGCGGCACCGGGCTGGGACTGGCGATCTGCAAGGAACTGGTCGAGCTGATGCACGGTTCGATCTCGGTGGACAGCCAGCCCGGCGCCGGCTCGCGCTTCGCCTTCACGCTGCCGCTGGCGGCCGCCGCGGCGCCGCCCGAGACGCCCCAGGATCCGCGTCGCGAGCGCCACGCATACCGGCTCAACATCCTGTGCGCCGAAGACATGCGGACCAACCAGATCATCATCGGCGCGCTGCTCGAGACGATGGGACACCGGGTGCACATCGTCGAAAATGGCGTCGAGGCGCTGCGCGCCCTGGCCAGCGCCGATTACGACATGGTGCTGATGGACATCCGCATGCCGGTGATGGACGGCGAGCAGGCCACGCGCACGATCCGCGTGCCGCGGCCCGGAGCCCTGAAAGTACGCGATCCGGGCATCCCGATCATCGCGCTGACGGCCAACGCCAGCGCGCCCGACAACGCACGCTATATCGCGGCCGGCATGGACGGCTTCCTGTCCAAGCCGGTGGACGACGCCAGGCTGCACGAGGCCATCCAGCAGACCATCGACAAACTGCTGGCCGCGGGCCGCGAGCTGCCGCGCACCGAACCGGCCGCGCCGGCCGCGCCGGCCGCGCCGGACACGCCGCCCGCCGATCCGCTGCACATCGTGCCGCTGCCCGGCCTGAGCGCCGCCCACATGGTGAGCATCGCAAGAGCCTTCCTGGCGGAAGCGCCGCGCCGGGTGGACCAGGCGCGCGCCGCCATCGCCCGCGGGGACCAAGGCGCCGCGGCCGACGCCTTCCATGCGGTCAAGGGCAGCGCCGGCTATCTGAGTTCTCCGCGGCTGCAGGAACTGGCCAGCGCGCTCGAAGCACGCGCCCGTGCCGGCCAGCTGGCCATGGCCTGCCCCCAGTTTGCCGAGTTCGAGCAGGCGCTCGCGCACGCGCTGGCGAGCCTGAGGGCTGCGTCCGAGGCGGGCGCGATCTTGTAG
- a CDS encoding ATP-dependent helicase, with amino-acid sequence MSVVAVPEIQDDPYSSLNPEQRSAVEHDVGAAEGAARPLLVIAGAGSGKTNTLAHRVARLIQSGADPQRILLLTFSRRAATEMTHRAGSVLHRVMGMRGSQAPTSLPWAGTFHSIGARLLREYAGRIGLDESFTIHDRGDSEDLMGLVRHEIGLTQTAKRFPLKGTCLSIYSRVVNSRDPLALVLQSTFPWCSEWEAELKTLFGAYVDAKQEQNVLDYDDLLLFWSEMACDPELGPELGGLFDHVLVDEYQDTNRLQAAIITGMKPDGRGVMVVGDDAQSIYSFRGATVRNILDFPKQFSQPARMITLDRNYRSTQPILDASNAVIAGALERHAKTLWTDKVSTVQPQLVLIPDEAEQARWVCNRILEQREAGTALIQQAVLFRAASHSAALELELMRRNIPFVKFGGLKFLEASHIKDVLAVLRFAQNPSGRMAGFRVAQLIPGIGPATATKLLDAVSEAAEPMAAVEAFAAPAKSSGDWQEFVALYRALRTPGLRWPADIELVKNWYLPHLERMHDDAQVRAADVEQLAQLAGGYGTRETFLAEITLDPPEATSDRAGPPLLDEDYVILSTIHSSKGQEWKSVHVLNVVDGCIPSDMSTGNADDIEEERRLLYVAMTRAKENLHLVVPNRFFIKQQAQMGDRHVYAARSRFIAPAMLKHFEECVWVTADTQQSRKPMPDSVRMLVRDRARNAWK; translated from the coding sequence ATGTCTGTTGTTGCCGTTCCCGAGATCCAGGACGATCCGTATTCCAGCCTTAATCCCGAGCAGCGTTCGGCCGTCGAGCACGATGTCGGTGCGGCCGAGGGCGCCGCACGCCCGCTGCTGGTGATCGCCGGCGCCGGCTCGGGCAAGACCAACACCCTCGCGCACCGGGTCGCGCGCCTGATCCAGAGCGGCGCCGATCCCCAGCGCATCCTGCTGCTGACGTTCTCGCGCCGCGCCGCCACCGAAATGACGCACCGGGCCGGCAGCGTGCTGCACCGGGTGATGGGCATGCGCGGCAGCCAGGCGCCGACCAGCCTGCCGTGGGCCGGCACCTTCCACAGCATCGGCGCACGCCTGCTGCGCGAATATGCGGGGCGGATCGGGTTGGACGAATCGTTCACCATTCACGACCGCGGCGACTCGGAAGACCTGATGGGCCTGGTGCGCCACGAGATCGGCCTGACCCAGACCGCCAAGCGCTTCCCGCTCAAGGGCACCTGCCTGTCGATCTATTCGCGCGTGGTCAACAGCCGCGATCCGCTGGCGCTCGTGCTGCAGAGCACGTTTCCCTGGTGCAGCGAGTGGGAGGCCGAGCTGAAAACCTTGTTCGGCGCCTACGTCGACGCCAAGCAGGAGCAGAACGTGCTGGACTACGACGACCTGCTGCTGTTCTGGTCGGAAATGGCGTGCGACCCGGAACTGGGGCCGGAGCTGGGCGGCCTGTTCGACCACGTGCTGGTGGACGAATACCAGGACACCAACCGGCTGCAGGCGGCGATCATCACCGGAATGAAGCCGGACGGGCGCGGCGTGATGGTGGTGGGCGACGATGCCCAGTCGATCTATTCGTTCCGCGGCGCGACGGTGCGCAACATCCTCGATTTCCCGAAGCAGTTTTCCCAGCCGGCCCGGATGATCACGCTGGACCGCAACTATCGCTCGACCCAGCCGATCCTCGACGCCTCGAACGCGGTCATTGCCGGCGCGCTCGAGCGCCACGCGAAGACGCTGTGGACCGACAAGGTTTCGACCGTGCAGCCGCAGCTGGTGCTGATTCCCGACGAGGCCGAGCAGGCGCGCTGGGTCTGCAACCGCATCCTCGAGCAGCGCGAGGCGGGCACGGCGCTGATCCAGCAGGCGGTGCTGTTTCGCGCCGCCAGCCACAGCGCCGCGCTCGAACTCGAGCTGATGCGCCGCAATATTCCCTTCGTCAAATTCGGCGGCCTGAAGTTCCTGGAGGCGTCGCACATCAAGGACGTGCTTGCGGTCTTGCGCTTCGCCCAGAATCCGAGCGGGCGCATGGCCGGTTTCCGCGTCGCCCAGTTGATTCCCGGCATAGGCCCGGCCACCGCGACCAAACTTCTCGACGCGGTGAGCGAGGCGGCCGAGCCGATGGCGGCGGTCGAGGCGTTTGCCGCCCCGGCCAAGAGCAGCGGCGACTGGCAGGAATTCGTCGCCCTGTACCGGGCGCTGCGCACGCCGGGCCTGCGCTGGCCGGCGGACATCGAGCTGGTGAAGAACTGGTACCTGCCGCACCTGGAGCGCATGCACGACGACGCGCAAGTGCGCGCCGCCGACGTCGAGCAGCTGGCGCAACTGGCCGGCGGCTATGGCACGCGCGAAACCTTCCTGGCCGAAATCACGCTCGACCCGCCGGAAGCGACCAGCGACCGCGCCGGCCCGCCGCTGCTCGACGAGGATTACGTGATCCTGTCGACCATCCATTCATCGAAGGGACAGGAATGGAAATCGGTGCATGTGCTCAACGTCGTCGATGGCTGCATTCCATCGGACATGAGCACCGGCAACGCCGACGATATCGAGGAAGAGCGGCGCCTGCTGTACGTGGCGATGACGCGCGCCAAGGAAAACCTGCACCTGGTGGTCCCGAACCGCTTCTTCATCAAGCAGCAGGCGCAGATGGGCGACCGCCACGTGTATGCGGCGCGCAGCCGCTTCATCGCGCCGGCCATGCTCAAGCATTTCGAGGAGTGCGTGTGGGTCACGGCCGACACGCAGCAGAGCCGCAAGCCGATGCCCGACAGCGTGCGCATGCTGGTGCGCGACCGCGCCCGCAACGCGTGGAAATAG
- a CDS encoding phosphoribosyltransferase, whose translation MAIGDHFKDRAHAGQLLAERLSEYAGKPDVLILALPRGGVPVGFAVAKALGVEFDVMLVRKLGMPGHEEYAMGAVGAGGVRVVQAGLVESGLVTKQAIEEATERELAEIERRDKLYRGGRPPPRLEGRTVIIVDDGIATGATLRAAVEVVKKSRPARLVVAAPVGAPDSVAALEAEVDEMVCLATPFGFHAVSQWYRHFDQTSDAEVQDLLALAWHAEKDS comes from the coding sequence ATGGCGATCGGGGATCATTTCAAGGATCGCGCGCATGCCGGCCAGTTGCTGGCCGAGCGTCTGTCGGAATATGCCGGCAAGCCCGATGTGCTGATCCTGGCACTGCCGCGCGGCGGCGTGCCGGTTGGATTCGCCGTGGCCAAGGCCCTCGGCGTCGAGTTCGACGTGATGCTGGTGCGCAAGCTCGGCATGCCGGGCCATGAGGAATACGCGATGGGCGCGGTCGGCGCCGGCGGCGTGCGCGTGGTCCAGGCCGGCCTGGTCGAATCGGGCCTCGTGACCAAGCAGGCGATCGAGGAAGCGACCGAGCGCGAGCTGGCGGAAATCGAGCGCCGCGACAAGCTGTACCGCGGCGGCCGCCCGCCGCCCAGGCTGGAAGGACGCACCGTGATCATTGTCGACGACGGCATCGCCACCGGCGCCACGCTGCGCGCCGCCGTTGAAGTGGTCAAGAAAAGCAGGCCGGCACGGCTGGTCGTCGCCGCCCCGGTCGGCGCCCCGGACAGCGTGGCGGCGCTGGAGGCCGAAGTCGACGAGATGGTCTGCCTGGCCACGCCATTCGGCTTCCATGCGGTCAGCCAGTGGTACCGCCACTTCGACCAGACGAGCGACGCCGAAGTGCAGGATCTGCTAGCGTTGGCATGGCACGCTGAAAAGGATTCCTGA
- a CDS encoding chromate transporter — protein MSPPIHLVLGWADWFDLFSHYLMLSLMSVGGAISTTPEMHRYLVEQHHWLTQAQFNASIALAQAAPGPNVLFVALMGWNVGLNAGSMAAAVLGVMVTMLGIMIPSTVLTYVAAQWGHRNRELRAVRAFKQGMAPIVIALLLSTSFILGSAGADARHDWPLWTLALASGLVIWRTKIHLLWVLGFGALVGAFQLV, from the coding sequence ATGAGCCCGCCAATTCACCTCGTGCTCGGCTGGGCCGACTGGTTCGACCTGTTCTCGCACTACCTGATGCTGTCGCTGATGTCGGTCGGCGGCGCCATCTCCACCACGCCGGAAATGCACCGCTACCTGGTCGAGCAGCATCACTGGCTGACGCAGGCGCAATTTAACGCGTCGATTGCGCTGGCCCAGGCCGCGCCGGGACCGAACGTATTGTTCGTCGCGCTGATGGGCTGGAATGTCGGCCTCAACGCCGGCAGCATGGCCGCCGCCGTGCTCGGCGTGATGGTGACCATGTTGGGCATCATGATTCCCTCCACCGTGCTGACCTACGTCGCGGCCCAGTGGGGCCACCGCAACCGCGAGTTGCGCGCGGTGCGTGCCTTCAAGCAAGGCATGGCGCCGATCGTCATCGCGCTGCTGCTCTCGACCAGCTTCATCCTTGGCTCGGCCGGCGCCGATGCGCGGCACGACTGGCCGCTGTGGACGCTCGCCCTGGCCAGCGGCCTGGTCATCTGGCGCACGAAAATCCATCTGCTGTGGGTTCTCGGGTTCGGCGCCCTGGTCGGCGCGTTCCAGCTGGTCTGA